The Vigna unguiculata cultivar IT97K-499-35 chromosome 6, ASM411807v1, whole genome shotgun sequence genome contains a region encoding:
- the LOC114188422 gene encoding AT-hook motif nuclear-localized protein 19-like, producing MRNNSPKIYDLDSTSSQDEDTNSSFQQGQPQEATAANEPRTTKSGRRPRGRPVGSRNKPKPSSLRVPETTDSTMNVFTFNVAPNGDIMESILEIVHRDQVSVTVMNVSGMINNVTMEASNEGSPPIMLYGPFNFLSLTGSYLYDNHYILHPGATPPPPPSFGIHLSTAQGQVFSGIIGGRVIAGENVMITVSTFRNPDILKYTPEDRQEDELDNNTDNNSPGGFCGGGDFMGFNPSSGIPGFG from the coding sequence ATGAGAAACAATTCCCCTAAAATCTATGACTTAGACTCTACTTCTTCTCAAGATGAGGACACTAACTCCTCATTCCAACAAGGTCAACCACAAGAAGCCACCGCCGCCAATGAACCTCGTACCACCAAATCTGGAAGGAGGCCACGTGGTAGGCCTGTCGGGTCAAGAAACAAGCCAAAACCTAGCTCTCTCCGAGTGCCAGAAACCACAGATTCAACTATGAATGTCTTCACTTTCAATGTGGCTCCAAATGGAGACATCATGGAGTCTATTCTTGAGATTGTTCACAGGGACCAAGTTAGTGTCACTGTTATGAATGTTTCTGGCATGATCAACAACGTGACCATGGAAGCTTCAAATGAGGGTTCACCACCCATCATGCTCTATGGGCCCTTCAACTTCCTCTCCCTCACTGGATCCTACTTGTACGACAACCACTACATTCTTCACCCCGGTGCCACCCCTCCCCCTCCTCCATCCTTTGGGATCCATCTCTCCACCGCTCAAGGACAGGTTTTCAGTGGCATCATCGGTGGCAGAGTCATTGCTGGTGAGAATGTCATGATCACTGTCTCCACATTTAGGAACCCTGACATTTTGAAGTACACTCCTGAAGATCGACAAGAGGATGAACTTGACAACAACACTGATAACAACAGTCCTGGGGGTttttgtggtggtggtgacTTCATGGGGTTCAACCCAAGTTCTGGAATCCCTGGATTTGGTTGA